The following are encoded in a window of Chondrinema litorale genomic DNA:
- a CDS encoding SusC/RagA family TonB-linked outer membrane protein — protein sequence MLLANEGMSQQSIHKIKLSIAFEDQNMGEVFETLHDKTGFYFTYNHNEFNENLTVSNSFRDESLGEILGYFSQKMNLAFKRINNNIYVKSVRKSSEKVVEEEIIPIQNVITGQVFSAEDSEPLPGVSILIKGTSSGTTTDIDGKYSLNVTNDAVLQFSYIGYETQEVTVGTQTSINISMEPDMEQLEEVVVIGYGTAQKKNVIGAVDKIESKSLEGRAAGTLSEALQGTSANLIIQQPNSEPGAGVNINIRGISTMNNNSPLVVIDGLIGGDMSLLNPADIESISILKDAGSAAIYGSRSANGVILITTKKGKKNTKPTVSFQSQVGVNSPQLLYEPVKGYENAILRNQALVNGGSAPIYSPDEIRQMYEQGDNEWFLESILKDALRQSYNVSITGGNESTTYMVSGGYLDQESNFVGADYGFKRYNLRMNMTNEIGRLKLTSILAYTRSGIKTHTSQTGTLIVDAGRIPPYYFYSMKEDGKYLTNDVLTEFNPLGILEKGGLRESDNDNIFGNLSAEFKIIDGLKIRGVFGGDLKANHTLMKVKQVDYYSSVSATSPSSTSGSDRSTHDDNEKILNLNTQLMLDYDNYIGNDHHIGGLIGVSNESYTRESNGIRLKYTDPDLNTPITETVIETGTYATPQGTTESSLYSMFGRANYSFRDKYLIEFSFRYDGSSKFSKDNRWGFFPSASASWRLTEENFMSGYRERVGNLKLRGSYGILGNQNVADYQYQTTYNIFTNAYGFNNGAVAGTSFTFANEDLRWEKSATFNAGIDATFLDDKLTVTLDYFNKLTSDILIPPAVPGTYGGAVPNYNAGKMRNQGWEATLGYRTMGEVVDHSFSFNIGDSWNEVVYFEGGEQINSSDQMQRIIREGLPFNSYLGYKRDGYFQNMEEVQNGAKPIGSTVSPGDIRYNDKNNDGVIDDQDRFILGNAFPRYTFGFRYEMAWKNLDFSFLLQGVGQRKMFLRGELVEPFHSNYSYTMYTNQLDFWTPINPDAEYPRLAAPGSASNSNNYGKSSDLYLFDASYIRLKNIQLGYTFPTPWMDKIGVKSLRFYVNAQNLFTLSNITFIDPESTEFDGNMSSGGANSGRSYPTLRYYGCGLNVNF from the coding sequence ATGCTACTGGCCAATGAAGGTATGTCTCAACAAAGCATTCACAAAATAAAGCTAAGCATAGCTTTTGAAGACCAAAACATGGGAGAGGTCTTCGAAACGCTGCACGATAAAACAGGTTTTTATTTTACCTATAACCATAATGAGTTTAATGAAAACTTAACAGTTTCCAACAGTTTTAGAGATGAGTCATTGGGGGAAATTCTAGGCTATTTTTCTCAAAAAATGAATCTGGCATTTAAGCGGATTAATAATAATATCTATGTAAAATCTGTAAGAAAATCTTCTGAAAAAGTGGTGGAAGAAGAAATCATTCCCATTCAGAATGTAATTACAGGACAAGTTTTTTCAGCAGAAGATAGTGAGCCGCTACCGGGTGTGAGTATTTTAATTAAAGGAACATCATCTGGAACTACCACAGACATAGATGGTAAATATTCTTTAAATGTGACGAACGATGCTGTTTTGCAGTTTAGTTATATCGGCTACGAAACACAGGAAGTAACAGTTGGTACGCAAACTTCCATTAATATTTCTATGGAGCCTGACATGGAACAGTTGGAAGAAGTTGTAGTAATTGGTTACGGCACAGCTCAGAAAAAAAATGTGATTGGAGCAGTTGATAAAATTGAATCAAAATCATTAGAAGGCAGAGCTGCTGGTACACTAAGCGAAGCATTACAGGGTACATCTGCTAATTTAATTATACAACAGCCAAATTCAGAACCGGGAGCAGGAGTAAATATCAATATCAGAGGTATAAGTACCATGAATAATAACTCACCACTAGTAGTTATCGATGGACTTATTGGTGGCGATATGTCGTTACTCAATCCAGCAGATATTGAAAGTATCTCTATTTTGAAAGATGCAGGTAGTGCTGCTATTTATGGTTCAAGATCGGCAAATGGTGTAATTCTTATTACTACCAAAAAAGGAAAGAAAAACACCAAGCCCACAGTTTCTTTCCAAAGTCAGGTTGGTGTGAACTCACCGCAGTTGTTGTACGAACCGGTAAAAGGATACGAAAATGCCATACTTAGAAATCAGGCTTTGGTAAATGGTGGATCAGCGCCAATTTATTCACCTGATGAAATTAGGCAAATGTATGAGCAGGGAGATAATGAATGGTTCTTAGAGTCTATCTTAAAAGATGCGCTACGCCAAAGCTACAATGTAAGCATTACAGGTGGTAATGAGAGTACGACTTACATGGTTTCTGGTGGTTACTTAGATCAGGAGAGTAATTTCGTAGGAGCAGATTATGGATTTAAGCGCTATAACCTCAGAATGAACATGACCAATGAAATTGGTCGCTTAAAGTTGACTTCTATACTTGCTTATACTCGATCAGGAATTAAAACACATACTTCTCAAACAGGTACACTTATCGTAGATGCAGGTAGAATTCCTCCGTATTATTTCTACTCAATGAAAGAGGATGGAAAGTACCTCACAAACGACGTATTAACCGAGTTTAACCCATTGGGTATTCTAGAAAAAGGAGGTTTAAGAGAGTCTGACAACGATAATATTTTCGGTAACCTAAGTGCCGAATTTAAAATAATAGATGGCTTAAAAATTAGAGGTGTTTTTGGTGGAGATTTAAAAGCTAACCACACACTTATGAAGGTAAAGCAAGTAGACTATTATTCTTCTGTAAGCGCGACTTCACCAAGTAGTACTTCGGGTTCAGATAGAAGCACGCATGACGACAATGAGAAAATCCTGAATCTGAATACTCAGTTAATGTTGGATTATGATAATTACATTGGTAATGATCATCACATTGGTGGATTAATAGGTGTTTCAAATGAGTCTTACACCAGAGAAAGTAATGGAATTAGACTGAAGTATACCGACCCAGACTTAAACACGCCAATTACAGAAACAGTAATAGAAACTGGTACTTATGCTACTCCACAAGGTACTACAGAAAGTAGTTTGTACTCCATGTTTGGTCGCGCTAACTATTCATTTAGAGATAAATACTTAATAGAGTTTAGCTTTAGGTACGATGGTTCTTCTAAGTTTAGTAAAGATAACCGTTGGGGATTTTTCCCTTCTGCCTCTGCCAGTTGGAGACTTACAGAAGAGAATTTTATGTCGGGTTATAGAGAGCGTGTGGGTAATTTGAAATTAAGAGGATCTTATGGAATCTTGGGTAATCAAAACGTAGCAGATTATCAATATCAAACTACATATAATATCTTCACCAATGCCTATGGCTTTAATAATGGAGCTGTTGCTGGTACTAGTTTTACTTTTGCTAATGAAGACTTGCGTTGGGAAAAATCAGCTACGTTCAATGCAGGTATAGATGCTACATTTCTGGATGATAAGTTAACAGTTACGCTAGATTACTTTAATAAACTCACTTCAGATATTCTTATACCTCCGGCTGTTCCGGGAACTTACGGTGGTGCTGTTCCTAATTACAATGCAGGTAAGATGCGTAACCAAGGTTGGGAAGCTACTTTAGGTTATCGTACAATGGGAGAGGTTGTCGATCATTCATTCAGTTTTAACATAGGTGATTCTTGGAATGAGGTAGTCTATTTTGAAGGTGGAGAACAGATTAATTCTTCCGATCAGATGCAGCGCATCATTAGAGAGGGATTGCCTTTTAACTCTTATTTGGGTTACAAAAGAGATGGATATTTCCAAAATATGGAAGAAGTGCAAAATGGAGCCAAGCCAATTGGCAGTACTGTTTCTCCTGGAGACATCCGATACAACGATAAAAATAATGATGGTGTAATAGACGATCAAGACAGGTTTATTCTAGGGAATGCATTTCCGAGATATACCTTTGGTTTCAGATACGAAATGGCTTGGAAAAACCTAGACTTCAGTTTCTTGCTACAAGGTGTAGGACAGAGAAAGATGTTTTTACGTGGAGAGTTGGTTGAGCCTTTCCATTCTAATTACTCTTATACCATGTATACCAACCAGCTCGATTTTTGGACTCCGATTAATCCAGATGCAGAATATCCAAGACTGGCTGCACCGGGTTCGGCTTCAAATTCTAACAACTACGGAAAAAGCTCAGACCTTTACCTATTTGATGCATCATACATCCGCCTTAAAAATATTCAGTTGGGTTACACATTCCCCACACCTTGGATGGATAAAATCGGTGTAAAATCTTTGAGATTCTATGTAAATGCGCAAAACCTATTTACACTTTCTAACATCACTTTTATCGATCCTGAATCTACTGAGTTTGACGGCAATATGAGTAGTGGAGGAGCAAACAGTGGTAGAAGCTATCCTACACTGAGATATTATGGATGTGGATTAAATGTGAATTTTTAG
- a CDS encoding FecR family protein: MNYKNYNLEDFLKDEFFIKWVREPNQDSDRFWQQWIANNPQKKQEVLEASQIIKSLRYEHEYQLEEAARNEIISNILGNVRQIQKEQVQQSTFNYTRVAAAITLLLVSGLLFWFINNYNDGNSPETKLSEQYITKSTIAGQRLTITLSDGSKIKLNTNTEISFPEKFSDSIRLVKVLKGEVFFEVTKNKHKPFVVQTGDIKTRVLGTSFNVNYSKTAQQLNVALVTGKVQVIRGDSIHHLVPSEMIHFEDESVVKSNFDPLPITGWKDGILVFEKVTFIEAIARLEEWYGVSIEYTKHNDGIYSGVFENESLENVLEGLGFTTDFNYELKNKKVILK, encoded by the coding sequence ATGAATTATAAAAATTATAATCTAGAAGACTTTTTAAAAGATGAGTTTTTCATCAAATGGGTGCGAGAACCTAATCAGGATAGTGATCGGTTCTGGCAGCAGTGGATTGCCAATAATCCACAAAAGAAACAAGAAGTACTTGAAGCCTCCCAAATTATTAAATCACTCAGGTACGAACATGAGTACCAACTTGAAGAAGCTGCACGAAACGAAATAATTAGTAACATTCTTGGCAATGTAAGACAAATCCAAAAAGAACAGGTTCAACAAAGTACTTTCAACTATACAAGAGTGGCAGCAGCCATTACTTTACTGCTCGTTTCAGGCTTGTTATTTTGGTTTATCAATAACTATAATGATGGAAATTCGCCAGAAACAAAACTTTCTGAGCAGTATATAACAAAGAGCACCATTGCAGGGCAGCGATTAACCATTACACTTTCTGATGGTAGTAAAATAAAACTGAATACCAATACAGAAATCTCTTTTCCAGAAAAGTTTAGCGATTCTATAAGATTGGTAAAAGTATTAAAAGGCGAAGTGTTTTTTGAAGTAACCAAAAATAAACACAAGCCATTTGTGGTACAGACTGGAGATATAAAAACTAGGGTACTAGGCACCTCATTTAATGTAAATTATAGTAAAACGGCACAGCAATTAAATGTGGCACTTGTTACAGGCAAGGTACAAGTGATTAGAGGCGATAGTATCCATCATTTAGTACCTTCTGAGATGATTCACTTTGAAGATGAATCAGTGGTGAAAAGCAACTTTGATCCATTGCCGATTACAGGCTGGAAAGATGGAATTCTGGTATTCGAAAAAGTAACTTTTATAGAAGCAATAGCGCGATTAGAAGAGTGGTATGGTGTATCAATAGAATATACCAAGCACAACGATGGCATATATAGTGGAGTGTTTGAAAACGAAAGTTTAGAAAATGTACTAGAAGGCTTAGGCTTTACTACAGACTTTAATTACGAACTAAAAAACAAAAAAGTAATCCTCAAATAA
- a CDS encoding RNA polymerase sigma factor: MISSIGNGVKKEGAQNLNLKQHFRSKPEADQTTWDAFYKGETEAINIIYQQHVDLMYNYGCQLTKDTELVRDCIQEVFLQLIKYQSKIKPVISGRTYLLKSLQREILRKKKKDNRYTLQEEFDESQSFAISLSTEMKLIENQLTEHKRKLLKATFDKLPTKQREAIMLYYYEGFTYEEISHIMGIKLVKSARKLIYKAISSIKSALQGEHIDLMLPLLIAAFLSLNL; this comes from the coding sequence ATGATATCCTCAATAGGTAATGGAGTAAAAAAAGAAGGGGCTCAAAATCTTAATTTAAAACAGCATTTTCGGAGCAAGCCAGAGGCAGATCAAACCACATGGGATGCCTTTTACAAAGGAGAAACAGAAGCGATAAATATTATTTATCAGCAGCATGTAGACCTTATGTATAATTATGGTTGCCAGTTAACGAAAGACACAGAACTGGTAAGAGATTGCATACAAGAAGTATTCTTACAATTAATTAAATATCAAAGTAAAATAAAGCCGGTAATTTCTGGCAGAACGTATTTATTAAAATCTCTACAAAGAGAAATTCTTAGAAAGAAAAAGAAAGATAATAGATACACTTTGCAAGAAGAGTTTGACGAAAGCCAGTCTTTTGCCATCTCACTTTCAACAGAAATGAAGCTAATCGAAAACCAGTTAACAGAGCACAAACGGAAACTGTTAAAAGCTACATTCGATAAATTGCCTACCAAACAGCGCGAAGCAATTATGCTGTACTACTACGAGGGTTTTACTTACGAAGAAATTTCTCACATTATGGGAATTAAACTGGTAAAGTCTGCTCGTAAACTTATATATAAAGCCATTTCTTCTATAAAGTCGGCATTACAGGGCGAACACATAGACCTTATGTTACCTCTATTAATTGCAGCTTTTTTATCGCTGAATTTATAG
- a CDS encoding ParA family protein — MKVIAVVNHKGGVGKTTSVHNLSKALAIFGKKVLMVDNDPQANLTVSCGVKNIESSIYDTMCENKSLPVVPIAERLDLVPAELSYMNAEQKLQAEINGYFRMKKALKKEAKDYDYVLIDCPPSLGILTLNALIAANSILVVVESAFLSVKGLQTIIDVVKDVQEELNPDLETEGLLLTKLNHTVLRREMAETVRNVYPNKVFDTVIRQNVALEEASAAGSDIFEYDSNSNGATDYMQLCKEILHEI, encoded by the coding sequence ATGAAAGTCATTGCAGTTGTTAATCACAAAGGTGGAGTTGGCAAAACAACAAGCGTACATAATCTCTCAAAAGCGCTTGCTATTTTTGGTAAAAAAGTGTTGATGGTTGACAACGATCCTCAGGCAAATCTTACAGTTTCTTGTGGAGTAAAAAATATTGAGAGTTCAATATACGACACCATGTGTGAGAATAAATCTTTGCCAGTTGTACCAATTGCCGAGCGACTAGATTTAGTACCCGCCGAGCTTTCGTATATGAATGCCGAGCAAAAATTACAGGCTGAGATAAATGGTTATTTCAGAATGAAAAAGGCATTGAAAAAAGAAGCCAAAGATTACGATTATGTATTGATTGACTGCCCGCCGAGTTTGGGTATTTTAACCTTAAATGCTTTGATTGCAGCCAACAGTATTTTAGTTGTAGTTGAGTCGGCTTTCCTTTCTGTAAAAGGTTTACAAACCATTATTGATGTTGTAAAAGATGTACAGGAAGAATTGAATCCTGATTTAGAAACAGAAGGTTTGCTACTTACCAAATTGAACCATACTGTGCTAAGAAGGGAGATGGCAGAAACTGTGAGAAATGTATATCCTAACAAAGTTTTTGATACGGTAATTAGACAAAATGTAGCGTTGGAAGAAGCAAGTGCTGCAGGTTCAGATATTTTTGAATATGATTCAAACAGTAACGGAGCTACAGATTACATGCAATTGTGCAAAGAGATTTTGCATGAGATTTAA
- a CDS encoding ParB N-terminal domain-containing protein → MAKKKFLNKTGISDIIQKAKEQEKSNDAQIKDNIVILDELEKLIFPLSDEEFQQLEENILAEGCREPLVLWKSEEDKFVLVDGHNRYKICKKNSVDFKILVKDFADMEAAKDWMINNQLGRRNVTEETKSWLRGLQYKREKKKQGWQSGIATKTEEPATETANPKRTVQILAEQHNVSSSTIQRDEKFVDAVDALVGDDADLKKKILNKEIKIPKTQLIKLAETDSAGVAKIGKALKKGSSWKNAVGGEKATSKTKTEDSKVLKLKSNIFSSVEKAISEKDEKALAQSIKSLEQLREVLFSK, encoded by the coding sequence ATGGCCAAGAAGAAATTTTTAAATAAAACCGGAATTTCGGATATCATCCAAAAAGCCAAAGAGCAGGAGAAGAGCAACGATGCTCAGATAAAAGACAACATCGTAATTCTGGATGAACTGGAAAAACTTATTTTCCCTTTGTCGGATGAAGAGTTCCAACAACTAGAAGAAAACATTCTGGCTGAAGGTTGCCGCGAGCCACTGGTTTTATGGAAAAGTGAAGAAGATAAGTTTGTGTTGGTCGATGGACACAACCGCTACAAAATCTGCAAAAAGAATTCTGTTGATTTTAAAATTCTGGTAAAGGATTTTGCAGATATGGAAGCCGCCAAAGATTGGATGATAAACAACCAGTTAGGCAGACGAAATGTAACGGAAGAAACCAAGTCGTGGTTAAGAGGATTGCAGTATAAAAGGGAAAAGAAAAAGCAAGGCTGGCAATCTGGTATTGCTACAAAAACGGAAGAACCTGCTACCGAAACCGCCAACCCTAAACGAACTGTACAGATACTTGCCGAGCAACACAATGTTTCAAGCAGCACCATTCAACGTGACGAAAAATTTGTGGATGCAGTAGATGCCTTAGTCGGTGATGATGCTGATCTCAAAAAGAAAATATTAAATAAGGAAATTAAGATCCCTAAAACGCAACTGATCAAACTAGCAGAGACAGATAGTGCAGGGGTTGCCAAAATTGGAAAGGCTTTAAAAAAAGGAAGTTCTTGGAAAAATGCTGTTGGAGGTGAAAAAGCTACAAGCAAAACCAAAACAGAAGATAGCAAAGTACTTAAATTGAAGAGCAATATTTTTAGCAGTGTAGAGAAAGCAATTAGTGAAAAAGACGAAAAAGCACTGGCACAATCTATCAAAAGTTTAGAGCAACTCCGAGAAGTGTTGTTTAGCAAATAA
- a CDS encoding antA/AntB antirepressor family protein, with product MELVKIYQGNLVDARELWVSLESRRRFADWIKQRIDECDLIKDKDYFTFHKIVKRSKTNEFHLTISAAKEVALMERNSKGKQIRRYFIQCEETLVKLAKNKRFAAFMELETTKQKFKYTLLERGVDEQNYIEIDEAGKQVLMNGKALEDELLETVLMKARDLATQMTHYHTVEKDFDETDEIKSSNEDNHAAVREALLEKGIIPENLPAKENIKNLQSDSEEEQKGLEE from the coding sequence ATGGAACTTGTAAAAATATATCAGGGAAATTTGGTGGATGCTAGAGAACTTTGGGTTTCTCTGGAGAGTAGAAGAAGATTTGCCGACTGGATAAAACAGCGCATAGATGAATGCGATCTGATAAAAGACAAGGATTATTTTACATTTCACAAAATTGTGAAACGTTCCAAAACCAATGAGTTTCATCTCACCATATCTGCTGCCAAAGAGGTGGCACTTATGGAACGCAACAGCAAAGGTAAGCAAATTAGGAGATACTTTATCCAGTGTGAAGAAACATTGGTAAAGCTAGCCAAAAACAAGCGTTTTGCTGCTTTTATGGAATTAGAAACCACCAAGCAAAAATTTAAATATACTTTACTGGAAAGAGGTGTTGACGAGCAAAACTATATCGAAATAGACGAAGCTGGCAAGCAAGTGCTCATGAATGGTAAAGCGCTAGAAGATGAGTTATTGGAAACAGTACTGATGAAAGCCCGCGATTTAGCTACGCAAATGACCCATTACCACACAGTAGAAAAAGATTTTGACGAAACAGACGAAATCAAATCTTCCAACGAAGATAACCATGCAGCTGTAAGAGAAGCCCTTCTCGAAAAAGGCATTATTCCAGAAAATTTACCCGCCAAAGAAAACATCAAAAACCTGCAAAGTGATTCAGAAGAAGAGCAAAAAGGCTTAGAGGAGTGA
- a CDS encoding BlaI/MecI/CopY family transcriptional regulator — MKLSAAEESLMELIWENGQVFMKNLLDQYPEPKPAKTTVATLLKRLQEKEFVGYTLYGNSRQYYPLVKKEDYFSKHLGKLIKNYFGNSALKFASFFTQSQKLTYEELEALKKMVDEEMKKSKK, encoded by the coding sequence ATGAAGTTATCAGCAGCAGAAGAAAGCCTAATGGAATTGATCTGGGAAAATGGGCAAGTTTTTATGAAAAATCTGCTCGATCAATATCCTGAACCTAAGCCAGCAAAAACCACAGTAGCAACTTTGCTCAAGCGCTTGCAAGAAAAAGAGTTTGTTGGATACACTTTGTATGGAAACTCTCGACAGTACTATCCACTAGTAAAAAAAGAAGACTACTTCTCTAAGCATTTGGGCAAATTGATCAAAAACTACTTTGGTAACTCAGCCTTAAAATTTGCCTCTTTTTTCACCCAATCTCAAAAACTGACCTATGAGGAGTTGGAAGCTTTAAAGAAAATGGTTGATGAAGAGATGAAAAAATCAAAAAAATGA
- a CDS encoding M56 family metallopeptidase yields the protein MITYYINVLLVSGIFIGIYHAFLQKEKMHQFNGFYLLLSLIASLVIPLVEFEIQATDIAQIETIDIPYPTYAAENVEVIQKDDTKNLEIELLSIGLALYITVSVFLLVQFIVSQMIMLSKLRGTEQKKYQNAKLILTKHSQTPFTYLKYIFVNKQDYEDGLIAEQIIDHEMAHAKQKHTLDILLVELLLTCCWVNPIFYLFRAAIRLNHEFLADDEVIKKHTNTIDYKKLIVQYIASENKPLFAERLSSPFNFLKTKTRLNMIGKKRFTKRILLKQFFIIPVLVLVTWIFSKKTVGQETGSETNYELVDVTSTSQTNQPDKEAELQKAFDKAIEPYLGLDENGKKKINQISRYEVGKDEKDALIDTYYKMSKAQQNRQEVVIFLCKPTEKKVPTKTEFEAWKDPKIYGIWIDGVRVNNDVLENYSSTDFAQFYRSKLAKNATNYGKHVYQLDLTTSKKFEAKLKTLNGNKIYNVFPRINVKR from the coding sequence ATGATTACCTACTACATCAATGTATTACTGGTTTCGGGCATCTTTATCGGTATTTATCATGCATTTCTCCAAAAAGAAAAGATGCACCAATTCAACGGGTTTTATCTGTTATTGAGCCTAATTGCTTCTTTGGTAATTCCACTCGTAGAGTTTGAAATACAGGCTACAGACATTGCTCAAATTGAAACTATCGACATTCCATATCCCACATATGCTGCTGAAAATGTTGAAGTGATCCAAAAGGATGATACAAAAAACCTTGAAATTGAATTGCTTTCCATAGGCTTAGCTTTATACATTACTGTTTCAGTCTTTTTGTTAGTACAGTTTATCGTATCTCAGATGATTATGCTTAGCAAACTGAGAGGTACAGAACAGAAAAAATATCAAAATGCAAAACTCATTTTAACAAAGCATAGTCAAACACCATTTACCTATCTCAAATACATATTTGTAAATAAACAGGATTACGAAGATGGGTTAATAGCAGAGCAAATTATTGATCATGAGATGGCACATGCTAAACAAAAACATACACTAGACATCTTATTGGTAGAATTGCTGCTTACATGCTGTTGGGTTAATCCTATCTTTTATTTGTTTAGGGCTGCAATTCGTCTAAATCATGAGTTTTTAGCAGATGATGAAGTGATAAAAAAACACACTAATACTATCGATTATAAAAAACTGATAGTCCAATACATCGCTAGTGAAAACAAGCCACTTTTTGCAGAAAGGCTATCCAGTCCATTCAATTTTTTAAAAACTAAAACTCGATTAAATATGATTGGCAAAAAAAGATTTACCAAGAGAATTTTACTCAAGCAGTTTTTTATCATTCCAGTATTGGTTTTGGTAACATGGATTTTTAGTAAGAAAACAGTGGGGCAGGAGACAGGTAGTGAAACGAACTACGAATTGGTTGACGTTACTTCAACTTCGCAAACCAACCAACCAGATAAAGAAGCGGAACTACAAAAGGCTTTTGATAAAGCAATTGAGCCTTATTTGGGGTTAGATGAAAATGGGAAGAAAAAGATAAATCAAATTTCCCGTTACGAAGTAGGCAAAGATGAAAAAGACGCCTTAATAGATACGTATTATAAAATGAGTAAAGCTCAACAAAATAGGCAAGAAGTTGTAATTTTTTTATGCAAACCAACGGAAAAAAAAGTACCAACAAAGACAGAATTTGAAGCATGGAAAGATCCCAAAATATACGGTATATGGATTGATGGTGTAAGAGTAAACAATGATGTATTGGAAAATTACTCTTCTACAGATTTCGCTCAATTTTATAGGAGCAAATTAGCTAAAAATGCTACAAATTACGGAAAGCATGTATATCAGTTAGATTTAACAACAAGTAAAAAGTTTGAGGCAAAATTAAAAACCTTGAATGGTAATAAGATATATAATGTTTTTCCTAGAATAAATGTAAAAAGATAG
- a CDS encoding nuclear transport factor 2 family protein, which produces MKTVSITLLLFVLLSFQKFPRYSPRDLQADKQTIAFLDNFRSVYIKSMLENTPELLSSYYDEDVRLMPEFQKTIFSGEDAQAYFNAFAERFELEEYNREKIEILDLGKRVVELGNFTMKLKLKSNRKTYDLVGKYEQFWSKADGGKLSLITEAWNYNHAIEISEQLKFNEVPSTNVALQAHVTINDPISFELAALNKLMEEAIIKHDSKLWAQFYSDEGMFIYSFNPIYKGRKALDDFLEKHTAEMPIFEKLDIRNDQIDDLGEFVIEYASHTAIVKSGDYSGINTGKDLRIWRREGNGHLKIFRAMAMYD; this is translated from the coding sequence ATGAAAACTGTTTCTATTACCCTATTACTCTTCGTGCTTTTATCTTTCCAGAAGTTTCCCAGATATTCTCCACGTGATTTACAGGCAGATAAACAAACCATTGCATTTTTAGATAATTTCAGATCAGTCTACATCAAAAGCATGTTAGAAAATACACCTGAATTATTAAGCAGTTACTATGATGAAGATGTTCGCTTAATGCCAGAATTCCAGAAAACTATTTTTAGTGGAGAAGATGCACAAGCTTACTTTAATGCATTTGCCGAAAGGTTTGAATTGGAAGAATATAACAGAGAAAAAATTGAAATACTTGATTTGGGAAAAAGAGTGGTTGAGCTAGGCAATTTTACAATGAAGCTCAAATTGAAAAGTAATAGGAAAACTTATGATTTAGTAGGAAAATACGAGCAGTTTTGGTCGAAAGCTGACGGAGGTAAACTCTCACTCATTACCGAAGCTTGGAATTACAATCATGCAATAGAAATCTCTGAACAATTAAAATTTAATGAAGTGCCTTCAACTAATGTGGCTTTACAGGCACATGTGACAATTAATGATCCAATCAGTTTTGAGTTGGCTGCTTTAAATAAGCTTATGGAAGAAGCCATTATCAAACACGACAGCAAGCTTTGGGCACAATTTTATTCTGATGAGGGAATGTTTATTTACAGCTTCAACCCTATTTACAAAGGACGAAAAGCCTTGGATGATTTTCTAGAAAAACACACTGCTGAAATGCCCATTTTTGAAAAATTAGATATTAGAAACGATCAAATTGACGACCTTGGAGAGTTTGTGATTGAATACGCCAGCCATACAGCCATTGTAAAAAGTGGAGATTATTCTGGCATAAACACTGGTAAAGATCTTCGCATTTGGAGAAGAGAAGGCAATGGGCATTTAAAGATTTTTAGAGCCATGGCTATGTACGACTAA